A region of the Pricia mediterranea genome:
GACACCACTTTTGACCAGACTGCTTCCCAGTCCCACTCCCCCGATGCCCGCCGCGAACCAATCCCGAATGTTGTTTTCGTCTATGCCCCCGACCACAAAAAAGGGTACGGCGTCGAAAGGACCTTTGAGGGATTTAAAATAGGAAATCCCCAAATTTCCCGCCGGAAACAATTTTATGATATCGGCACCATAGGTAAGGGCATCGGCGACTTCCGTGGGCGTCACGGCCCCCATCACTACGGGGACGCCGCTGGAATTGGAGACTTCCGCCACCGTTCTATTGGTATTCGGGGTCACCAAAAATTGCGCTCCGGCCGCTATCGCCTGTGTGGCCAATTCGGCGTTGGTCACCGTTCCCGCGCCAATTGAGACTTGCGGATGCCT
Encoded here:
- a CDS encoding bifunctional 4-hydroxy-2-oxoglutarate aldolase/2-dehydro-3-deoxy-phosphogluconate aldolase codes for the protein MGTTIDRILSEKLIAVIRLEEQEAVAPTVNALVTGGVQVLEITTNTPGFAKEIKNARDRHPQVSIGAGTVTNAELATQAIAAGAQFLVTPNTNRTVAEVSNSSGVPVVMGAVTPTEVADALTYGADIIKLFPAGNLGISYFKSLKGPFDAVPFFVVGGIDENNIRDWFAAGIGGVGLGSSLVKSGVKTEADFKEITALAEKFLSFRSL